gtttaaataaaaaagcacttttattaattgttaaaatggTTGGAAAGaagatctctctctctctttggcTATAAATAtgattcttcaatttttttctttttctgtacAAAGTTTCTTTATGTGCTTTATTGTCGCTGACACCAACTTTTGGTATCAATACACTGATTGAGATCATCTATCATGGGATATTAGAGGGGAATAATATCCTTAAGGGTACATTGTGCATTCAGTAAGTCTGttgatcttcttcttgttttatttCTTACCGATTCTGATATATTTTTGCAGGTTTTagttttgtgaattaatttatgtttttctattattcactattttgattaaaacttTGATAATTTCGTAGATCAAAAACACTGATTTTAAACACAAATCGGCTAAGAAATGTAATTGATAGAGTACTCTTGTTATCGAGGAGGCGAAAAATTGATTaagttaatgaaaatatttcgtCAAATTAGCCTTTTATGAGTTTAATATTGTTTTACACCTAACtactttttagtttttagaaGTTTCAATCATGCTACTCTAAACTTAAGCATGTGATCGAATTTCATATCATCCCAAAAATCAAGTGATTTGATATATGAGAATTACTTAccattattaatttgattttttgatgGGATATCAATTAGCTCTCATTAGTGATATTATCAAATTACTGTCGATTTTGACTAGAATAGAAAGGAAGAATTACCTAGTATTTATTCGTCTCTCGACTATTATACTGCCTAACTTGACTTGATTGCTATTCTTATGGAAATTTTTGATTGAGTGAAATTTGTTGCTTGATTTGTTTTTGATCTTGtgaatattcaatattattaataactTGATATGAACATGCATCTATCTTGATATAAAAAGGTAAGTAGGAATAAATTTTGGGCaagatacattatatatatattttttatctatttacAAATAATTCCTCTATATAAAGCTCcacttgatacatgtatattaccaaattttcatctttattatggaaaaaaaaacataaatgattACAAAAAGGACCTTGAGATTATTGAAGAGGTGACTAGCAATGTTGATGAGGTCAAAAAAAGAGTTCTTGCTGACATCCTCTCACAAAATGCTCATGTTGAGTATTTGCAGGTAGATTAGGACGTTAAATAGGCGGATTGAGTTGAATTTGAACAGATTAAAATACGTTAAGTTAATAATAGGCTAACTCCTTTCATACTAGTAGTCATAGTATTGTTCATGTCATTTCGTGTTATTCGCGGATTGAGTTGAATTTAAACagattaaaataagttaagttGATAAATGAGCGGCATCAGCAATCAGGCTAAAAACTTTTATATTAGTAGCTGTAGTGTTACTCATGTCGTTTCTTCTATTACTAGTTAATGTTTCTTGTAGTAATTGATTATcgtattatttttgttgtagttactgttcaattttttttctttttatatgctCTGTCATGATTTCTTTAGTATTTAATCTTGGCATCTTTgttcctattatttttattttttgattctcTTGGTAATGCTTTTACTTGAACTGGCAAGGTTCGTTTTTTTGGTGTTCGAGTCAGTTTATatagtcattatttttattgttttttattctgtTCTTTTGTATATTGCGCCTCAATTCAACTTCCTATGCCAGGAAAATGTAGTTTTGAGcattgatgatgataatgaagtTGAGCTACAAAATGCAGTGAAAAATGCATCAGGCAATCTGTTTCGATTTGATGCACATGTAACCGAGTACACCAGCTATGTCGATATTGCCACTATGTCCTGTTCTGCAGGGAGCTGAGAGTGAATGGATCTAGCTTGGACGAGCTCCGACTTTGTTTTCCTGTACTAAAGAAACTGGTAAAACATTCctaaacatatttcatataataagCTGCAATAAAAAGAATAGACAATTGCTATCATGACCAATCTTTTAGCAGTTATATAGAGAAGAAGTTGTTGCAGCTCAGTTGATAGTTTACGTTTTATCTTTAGCACATTGTGCTCTATAATTCCTTTTATCCTTCACAAAATAATTCGGATACCATCCTATCTTTACTTCATATAAGActgaaaattaaaagaacagaGAGATTGTTGTCATGGCCAATCTTGAGCTTGCAGCTTAGTGCGAAGCAGTTGTTGCAGGTCAGCCTTTCGAGTTTTGGACACACCAACTATATTGAGTTGACTTGCCAAGGCTTTGAGTTGAACCAGTGACATGTTATCGATACATGCCATACGAGAAGATGGGGTAAGAGATGCCATGGGAAAAACAACTTCAGCATTATGAACATTCCAAGGCACTTGACTTGTTCTGTCATATGATCTTACCAACATATTTTGAGCATTCCTCAGATTGTTATTCTCATGGAAGAGTGGTGCGAATAAACTTGTTTCGCTCCTCCTTCTAAAGTGGAGCTGAGAAGTTGAACTAATGCCTGCAAAATCACCACTTCTTTTGGCTCCAGCCAGTTGTTGTTGAGTTCTCGTGATGGCGTTGTCACCGTTGTATTCACCTCCACCCATTAACTTTCTTTGTGGATCCCTTCTTTCACCAATCATAGAATTCCATAGACTGGGTTGTGTGCCTCCTATAGTACGAACAGTTCCAGCATGCATCACTTCTTTTCCCTTCATTCCAGATGGATCATAATTCTGAACAGCCGTCACTTCATTTTCTGTTGATTTACTGCTGTGTTCTTTGGTTGCTTGTTCTGCAGCATGTCTCTCCTCTAGAGTTGTTCCTGCAAGCACCACTTCTTTTCCCTTCATTCCAGATGGATCGTAATTCTGAACAGCCATCACTTCATTTTCTGTTGATTCACTGCTATGTTCTTTGGTTGTTTGTTCTGCAGCATGTCTCTCCTCTAGAGTTGTTCGTGCAAGCACCACTTCTTTTCCAAATGGATCATAATTCTGAACAGCCATCACTTCATTTTCTGTTGATTTACTGCTATGATCTTTGGTTGCTTGTTCTGCAGCATGTCTCTCCTCTAGAGTTGCTCCTGCAAGcaccccttcttttcccttcaTTCCAAATGGATCATAATTCAGAACAGCCATCACTTCATTTTCTGTTGATTTACTGCTGTGTTCTTTGGTTGCTTGTTCTGCAGCATCTCTCTCCTCTAGAGTTGTTCCTGCAAGCACCACTTCTTTTCCCTTCATTCCAGATGGATCATAATTCTGAACAGCCATCACTTCATTTTCTGTTGATTTGCTGCTATGTACTTTGGTTGCTTGTTCTGCAGCATGTCTCTCCTCTAGAGTTGTTCCTGCAAGCACCACTTCTTTTCCCTTCTCTCCAGATGGATCATAATTCTGAACAGCCATCACTTCATTTTCTGTTGATTTGCTGCTATGTACTTTGGTTGCTTGTTCTGCAGCATGTCTCTCCTCTAGAGTTGTTCCTGCAAGCTGTCGAAGAACATTTTCGTTGTTTTCATTCAAATATCGCAAAAAGCAATGAAAGACGTCATCTTAGAGTAGTTTCTTCTTTTCGACTTTGATTGAGAACTTCTAAACAATGCAAGTATTTTAGGTTCTGCAAGCtgttgattttaaaataaaagtcgACAAAATAGTATATCAGGAGGTTCAGGCAGTAGCAGAACCACGATTTTCGCTGAGGAGATTTAAATATGCAAAAGTGAACAAACAAAGAAGGCAAGGGGATTGAACATGTAATATGTATCACAACAAATGTTGTCGCACCTGTCAAATTTTTCCAAAAGTGCACTACTTTTGAAGAATCTGACACTCACCCTGCGACGTTTTTAAAGAGTCTGAGAAACATAGGTGGTTACCTAAAGAATATGTATCGACTAaagtgaacaaataaaaacatgtgAGTATTGCCGCACACAtgttggatcctccaaaaaaTACACTACTTCTGGAGGATCTGTTACACACTCGgcgacatttttgaagagtcttaGCAACGTAGGTACTACCTAAAGAGCATGTAGTGACTAAAGTCGACAGATAAGAACATGTGACAGTTTCAGAAAGCATACCAGCTGATTCTCATTCTGTGAAGTCTTTAGCGTGCTCTCCAGGTTAACAATTTCCTTATTCGATGCAGCAAGACTCGTATTATCTTCACGGGCAACTTGTCTCTGGAGCATAAGTTCATCAACTTCAACTTCTCGAATTTCTGAATCAGCTTTGTTTTCCTGTATCTCCAACACTTGCAGACATGATTTCTTGTTTAAAGCATCTGCCTCGATCACGTCTATGACATAGAATCAATTCAAACAGATGAGGTATGTCGATCAAAATTGACACTAAAAGATCTATATATGTGAATATTATGAACTTACCAAGCCTCGGATCGAAATACAAGTTATACTCCCATCTTGCATAGCTGCTTACATCTGTGTAGACTAAAGAAATCATCTACTTCAGTACTTCCATTACCAAAATCTTGACAATCCAATCAAGGTAACAACAGAATATCAAACCTTGATTTTCAGGTGGATCCCAAAGAGATAAATCCATCTCATCAAGAAACATCATTCTGactaaaggaaaaaaagaagaagaagagatcaCATATCCGGTTTAAGAGATAAAATGGAAAACAgtatacaacaacatacccagtgtagtCCGACAAAGTAGAATCTGCGGAGGGTAGAGTGCACGTAGACCTTACCTCTACCTCAAAGATAGAAAATATGTTTCCGATAGACCCCGGGCTCAAGGAAAAACAGTCTAAAActtcaaaaagtaatttttttaacatcTAGGTTGATGCTTGTAACACTATCAagcttcaaaaggtcatattgAAAAATCAATGCTCCTATTTACTAGTAAAGCAAACAATAAGAACCTCTAGGTGTCTTTTTTCAATGAATCGAGTCAGCTTGCGCACATCTCAACTGTCATGAGTTCCTATGAAGTCTCACCAACACAAAAATGCCATGCAACTTTGTGATAATCtacattttttagtttatttcttGATAACCATAGTGTCAAGGACACCTCAACTAATTTCACACGATACGTATCACCTCCCACCAATAACAAATATCAGGTAATCtatgttttaattttagaaatattggTTTTTGAAGATTCCTAAGCCCATTATTAACCTTTGCTTTGATATCAATAGagttccccccccccccccctccccacTCTCACCAACACAAGTACCATATAACTTTGTGGTAGTCtgaatttttttacttcttttttgataattatAGTGTCCCTTCAATTTGCGCAAACCTCAACTAATTTCATACGATACGTATCACCTCCCACCGCAACAAATATCAAGTATGTTGTGATTtagaaatatttgtttttgaagATTCATGAGCCCATTGTTGTGATTtagaaatatttgtttttgaagATTCATGAGCCCATTATGAACCTTTGTTTTGATACCAATAGAATACCCCTTACCCCACCCCCCACACTCACCATAACAAGTACCACATATAACTTTGTGGTAGTCTGCATTTTTTAACTTGATTTTGATAATTATAGTGTTTGGACAGCTTACACACACCTCAGCTAATTTCACATGATATGTGTCACCTCTCACCAGCAACAAATATCAGATAATCTAtgttttaatttagaaatattggTTTTTGAAGATTTCTAAGCCCATTATTAACCTTTGCTTTAATACCAATAAAGTACCTCGTACCACACATCCACCCTACCCACCCCCACTCTCATCAGCACAAGTACCATATAACTTTGTGGTTGTCTGcatttttagcttctttttttataatcataGTGTCCCGCTAACTTGCGTACACCTCAACTAATTTCACACGATATGTATCACCTCCCACCAACAATAAATACCAGTTAATCtatattttagttttagaaatatttatttttgaagattCGTAAGCCCATTATTAATCTTTGCTTTGATACCAATAGAGTAAACCCTACCTCCACCCCCACTCTCACCAGCACAAGTAACCATATAACTTTGTGGTAGTCTGCATTTTTTATAATCATAGTGTTGCCAACTTGTGCACACCTTAACTTATTTCACACGATATGTGTCAACTTCCACCAGCAACAAGTATTTAGTAGTCTATGTTTAGTTTTAGAAATATTGGTTTTAGAAGATTTTTAAGCTCATTATTAACATTTGCTTTAATACCAACAAAGTACCCCCCctaccaccaccaccacacCCCCACACCCACACCCCACTCTCACCAGTAAAAgtacaatataattttgtagtaatctatattttttaacttcttttttgaTAATCACAGTGTCCACCTAGCTTATGCACGCCTCAACCAATTTCACATGATATGTGTCACCTCCTAGCAGCAACAAATACCAGGTGTCTAcgttttaattttagaaatattggTCTTTGAAGATTCCTGAGCCCATAATTAACCTTTGCTTTGATACCAATAAAGTACCCCTTCCTCcaacccaccccaccccaccccactcTCACCAGCACAAATATCATGTAACTTTGTGGTAGTCtgcattttttaacttttttttataatcatagTGCCCAGGCCAGCTTGTACCCACCTCAATTAACTCCTCATGACATGTTTCGTCTCGCACCAACAGCAAATACCCGAGAACCTATGTTTTAATTAtagaaatatttgattttaaagatTTCTGAGCCCATTAATAACCTATTTGCATTGATACCAAAAGAGTAACCCCACCACCACCCCACTCCAAGAGTGCGTCGATCTAGATATCATGAACACGAGATAGCCATTGTGTATAGAAATTGTACATTTGAAACATGATGattaaaaatcaacaaaatttacaCATGATTAACTACTTCTACAACATATACACTTGCAAATATTGATTAATAAATGACAAAAAAGTAaaacaacttcaaattttcaaaaatcatcACATCAAAATTGGATATAccatctaaatttttttttcttgttcttttgtTGTAGAATTAAAAGGGTTACATAAAGTTTTTGATTCAAACAcgaatagattaaaaaaaaaatcttgaatttttagtttaattctaagaaaagtaaaattaaataaaatgtacCTAAAAAAGCTCTTGAAATTCCTTTGAATTGCtgaagaaaatgatgaaatcaaTTTAGGGTTTTGAAAACCCTAGAAAAATTTCCAGTATAAtttgctaaaaaaataattaaaatggtGATTTTCATTTGCTAAGACAAGAGTGATAGGGGTTAAAGTGTAATAATTGGAATTTGAAGGATTGATTAATGTAAATAAGAAGAATATTCTCTTTTGTCTAGAGCTATCAAAATAAGCTTGACCCGCGAGGCCGGCCCAATCCTTGAATTAAGTGGGGTTGGGCCTACTTTTTTGGCTCATTTAGGACATATTTTTTAGCCCAGCTTCACTTGGTTCGCTAGCCTCTTAGGCTCAACCTGCAAGGCTAAGAGGCCAGCCCGTGGGCTATGAATATTTAaatggaaaaattgtatataatgacaaactaataaatcaacTTAATTGTTATAACGGctctttgatttaattgtgtcccttagcaaactgtttgtcagttACCTCTCTTCCTCAAACTCTCACTCACCACTCTCCTCTCTAGCTCCATCTCTCGCTCACTTCCTctcttttatacaaacacaagtgtatagaATCTATTTCTATCTGTATAAAGCAgaagaaattgtataaatacgtatatttttgttccactctctcccctctcccagatctcgctcgccactctccctaatCTCGCTCGCCGCCCTCacctctctcgcttatacaaacagaaacgaaatgtataaattgtaattttgattgtataaaacaagagaaaatcgtatatacacatgcaaatacttatattttcatcctatacatttatacaataaaaatactcccctgcccagtttcttttgtctttctctctttctcatttatacaaattcaaattctatataatttctctctttttcattttatacaattcgattcaattgtatattccctgccaaagtctcttttgcctttctctctttctcattttatacaaattcaaattgtatataatcgttctatacacttataattatacaattcgttttacaCATTTTGTTTTTATACAATTGTCTGCCCAAGTCTCaactctttctcgttttatacacttcgttttatacaattcgcttcaattatatatgtaaagctaattatacatttatatgtttgttatggagtgcaattatgcaaactttgctatagcttacaaatatgaattttatgtttgctatatgtgaaagtcgctctatttaaaaatattataaataatatatatataatagtgttttatttgtaaagttttatcaataaatatgttaaatacATAAAAGATCAAGTCTTTTATCCTAGCTTGTTTTTTGTGGAAGGAATGCTTGAATGATCAACACTTATCCGCTAAATTTTACGTTGACTATTATGTAATTTGGTAAGCGTTCACCAAAGTGTAAGATTCATAGATGTACTTATGTAAGTATTCACTGAAGTGtgtgatttataaatgaaaatttgtatGTATTGATGTCGTGTTCATAGACGTCAACATTTAATACTCTTAGATACTCATTCTAAGAGAGTAATATTGTTCTTTTTATGGTTGAAGGGTCAACCCGTGGCCTGCTTAGGGATGGATTGGACCGCTATTTTATCGACCCTTTGATTAAAAGGGTCTGCTTGCTCCAACTCATTTAACTCTCTAACCCGTTAAGATTGCATTGGATCAGTCCATTTTGACAACTCTACTTTTGTCTTACGTGGAAGAAGATTCATGGCACACTAACCTGGTTCATTTCTAAATGGACATGGACCGGAGATTTGCATAAATAGACACCTTTTAACCTGTGACCATTGTTTAAATTTTGTCCACATTTAAAAAATTGGTGCAAAAATGGCCTCGTTAATTCGACGAGACttatgaataatttaataaaataacaaaaaataaagattgtATTAAAATTGTGATGTGTTTGTCATGACGGGTGATAATAAGGTTACTTAGCAAATAATCACTGGATTAGAGACTTGTGaacaattgaataaaataagaaaataaagatttattaaaatgatgacatgtttgttattttgtaaataacCACTTAGCTTGATGTTTTTTTAGAGCATTCGAAacatattgaaataaattatcatttcaaaaagaaaaactattgtAAGGTCCGATTAAAGACAAGTATCTTAGTAGCGAGAAACAAGTTACAAATATTCTTaactaaaatattaagaaaaaaaagggtgATTCGATTTGACAAAAACCATTTCATATTAGTATGGTTCATGGAAGGATCAAATTTCAAGGGTAGGTTGTGTTGTCAACGAGACATACGTAAGTCGACACAGCTCATGCAAGTATTAATGATTTGCTTTCGAAATTCGAATTTATAACCTAGAAAACTTTATCTTTGCTCTAAAACTCCGGAGTTAATGTTCAAGTTGGATTAGGAAAACAAACTATGATTGGAATTTGGAGCTAGTGATTGATTTGGTAGGAGTTGGCACTTTGATTTTATGCATTGAGGAATTGTACATTTTTAGACAAGAGGCTAGAGTGTAAGTGggagtaattaaaatttattatcatgGTACTTAGACAAATACTCCGTCCAttattgtttgtcatgatttttatttttagagtcacattataaaaatttttactattattttaagatgtatttttttgatcatattgatatgcaaaaaattgcaatttatagtatttttcataatctaaaatttttgttcaaaatatcgaattaatgtaatctaatttaactttgaaaattaatcaaattgactttcgaaaagcgTAACATGATAACTAAAAATGAACGGAGAGAGTACATATATAAATCAACACAATCTTTACATGTGGAAAATAGTgaatgtgtattttttttaaaaaaaaaaaatcactcttGAGTCCAATACAAACACTATATATGTTCATATCGCCTTTGTAGTCCTCTTCATGACGATAACTTTATCTAACAATATCTTGAGTAAAAAGTTTCATATGTTAGTAAAGCGCTTTCAACAAAAGCTACCCCAAATCaagaattcaaattcaaaacacCTTTAATTAACGACTAAATGATATTTATCATCCCATCacaaccaaaaagaaaacattttccccCCTCTTCACTTTCTTTTTCAAGCCTCTTTCACAGCTAAAGGACCTAGCTATAGATTAATCAAGAACTTCTAACTTGGAGCTTCTAATAGCTCATGCAACATGTATTCTGAATTTcatttcaacataattttagtaactaaaagttaaatatatcaTCGAATTGAAAACTTACCTAACTAATTCATGCCAAAATTAGATTCATAAAGTTTGTTAAGAagtatcaaaattttcatagcATCAAATGTTTTCCTTAACATAACACATGCATGCAGTAATTAGTTTGGTAACTTTTTTCTATCTAAAAAGTTAGGGTCACTATCTTCTAGTGAGTTAGGCAATTCTTTATTGCTATCACtcaattacaaaataaagatGATTTTAGATCAAAAGCACaccatgaaaaaattatttttttttcacgaATTTCATACTTTAACTATTCATTATTTCTTATATCTATTTAAATCATTACTTCCTCGGtattaaatcataatatctTGATGGTGAGTTGATCAAATATTCTTCTCAATTTATAACAACCATATATATTGGCCAAGTCGTCATCGAGATATGTCTAACAAAGAGAGTGCTAGCTTAAGTAcgtaaataaaacaataaatagtcaaaatataaactcacaaaaaatataataattagataGATAAATGAAACAAATACATAATTATGGGACAGAACtcataaaaaaaaggataattgATGTATTCTTTTTACCATATACTATAAATATCATAAGCTCAAACATTT
The sequence above is a segment of the Solanum lycopersicum chromosome 10, SLM_r2.1 genome. Coding sequences within it:
- the LOC104644364 gene encoding uncharacterized protein; the encoded protein is MMFLDEMDLSLWDPPENQVYTDVSSYARWEYNLYFDPRLDVIEADALNKKSCLQVLEIQENKADSEIREVEVDELMLQRQVAREDNTSLAASNKEIVNLESTLKTSQNENQLLAGTTLEERHAAEQATKVHSSKSTENEVMAVQNYDPSGEKGKEVVLAGTTLEERHAAEQATKVHSSKSTENEVMAVQNYDPSGMKGKEVVLAGTTLEERDAAEQATKEHSSKSTENEVMAVLNYDPFGMKGKEGVLAGATLEERHAAEQATKDHSSKSTENEVMAVQNYDPFGKEVVLARTTLEERHAAEQTTKEHSSESTENEVMAVQNYDPSGMKGKEVVLAGTTLEERHAAEQATKEHSSKSTENEVTAVQNYDPSGMKGKEVMHAGTVRTIGGTQPSLWNSMIGERRDPQRKLMGGGEYNGDNAITRTQQQLAGAKRSGDFAGISSTSQLHFRRRSETSLFAPLFHENNNLRNAQNMLVRSYDRTSQVPWNVHNAEVVFPMASLTPSSRMACIDNMSLVQLKALASQLNIVGVSKTRKADLQQLLRTKLQAQDWP